A window of Gossypium hirsutum isolate 1008001.06 chromosome D13, Gossypium_hirsutum_v2.1, whole genome shotgun sequence genomic DNA:
AATATGAGTTATAAATGCCGTGTCTATGCTTAAACTTTATCTTGCACTTTCTTGTAATTTAATGTTGGTGAATTTTGTATGCACTACAAATAACTTCAATTCCTGTAAAACATTGATATCTGATACCATTGAAGAGGCATGGTTTCTTTTTAGCCAGTAACATGCGAGATTACTATGATGATAAATATCAACTTAACATTTTGGTGTCTTAAAGCTTGTGTGTTTTAAATGCATATATATTGAAAGATTTTTCTttgttatatatttcttttaaaagcATGAAGGCATGAATTTTTTTGTCTCAGTTATATATATTTGACTGTGCTTAAGTAATTATCAGAATATTTGTTCCGCCCAAAAGGACACATGGCTAAAAAGGGGTACTAAGACGGCTTAACCTTTTCAATGTTTCAGTATCCGTTCTCCTGATCAGTTATTTATCCCTGAATTTGATTGTTACAGAACATATTCTTTTAGCTTTAGTTTGTCTATAAAACCTTCTCCTAGCCTAGAGGAAATGTTCATAACCTGGGATCGGTCATACTTAAGAAACTCCATTGGTGAAAGACCGTATATGACAATCTATTGGACATTAAATGTTACGGGGGATTTTCCTTGGAAAGAGTATTGCATGATATTAGATGCTAATTCTGAGAATAGTTGTAATCTTTTCTTAGAGAGGCAGCAATCAAACTTGGTAATCTAAAGAACGTCTGCAGAAAAGGATATGTAGAAGAAAGGATAAACGTAGATTCAAGTGAAAGATGTCAATTTCTCTATCTATTTGGATTGTGGTGTTTGCTGTGATGTTAAAAGCTGTATGGGAAGGATAAGGAGTCTTCCAGAGCCTTATGTCACTAGCCGTGTTAGAACATTTTAGAAGATTGCAAACACTTGAAGAAAACTGATCATAAAGCTGTTCTTGGCTACTTGTTACTTTATGGTGATTGCCTTGATTGATCCATGATAAGGTCTAAATgtcataaaatttgaattaacaCGAGGAATCCTGTTAGTGCAACTGTTATAGACTCTGGTTTTATAACTGTTAGGCATGACTCTCCAGAGGCATGCCTTAACTTACTTGTCTTATTGGGACTTGTTAGTGTGAAGCGTAGGCCTATTAGCTATAGCTGAGGCATTATTCAGAAGAATCCGAGAGGAAGAAAAGGGTAAGGTTCCATGGTTTAGTATTCGGTGGTTAAAGTTCATCCCCATTTGGATTAATTTTCAGTAACAGCTAGAATTTCTATAGGATGTGAAAAAGCATGTACTGTGATCTAGTTATATGCCCCTTGAAGTAGAtctattaaggtatgtttgaaggAGACAAATCTGGGTCATATCGGAAAATTGCTATACTATAAACAGATTTGACTTTCCGATACATGATGGTTTCTAGGCTTCTCTTGCTTGAATAACCCCAAGTCACCTTTTTGGCTTGGTTGGCTCTCAGAGTTTGTCAATTTTGTTTAAACTTTGAAGTGTTTGGGTTTCTAAAATACAGCTGTAATTATGAGCAGCTTGATATAACATTGGGTCATATGTTAAGTTTTTAAACATTGTAATTGTCATCGGCATCTCCTCCATCGCTTATTCTCTCCCTCTCCATCTGGTTGTAATCAATAATGTAGTTTTCTAGTCTTCTCGTTACCGTCCTCTGTTGAAGTCTTGACAATTAATATGATCTTTTTGGGAGTTTTGAGATTTGTGCTTCCTTCACATTGAAAAAAAATACTGACATGATTGATCTCATAAGCAGATTTTTCTTTTAGTCGAGAGACGGCTTTAGGAAGGATGGTCTTTATTCTTattctatgaattttgagatgtatTTTGATAGTACATTTGACCAATAGGGTTTTCATATTATGGTTGTAATGATATCTTTGTCTTGAAAAACAGGTTATTTCTTCTTGGTttggataaatatggaaaaggtGACTGGAGAAGCATATCCCGGAACTTTGTGGTCACAAGAACGCCAACGCAAGTGGCAAGTCATGCACAAAAGTATTTCATTCGGTTGAACTCCATGAACAAAGATAGGAGGCGATCTAGCATCCACGATATCACCAGCGTTGGCAATGCAGATATTTCAGCACCTCAAGGGCCAATCACTGGTCAAACAAACGGTGCTGCTGCTGGAGGTTCATCTGGAAAATCAGCCAAACAGCCCCCTCAACATCCTGCTGCACCGGCTGGTGTAGGTGTGTATGGTGCTCCAACTATGGGGCAGCCGATAGGAGGCGGCCCCCTCGTCTCAGCAGTTGGCACACCAGTGAATCTTCCTGCCCCGGCACATATGGCTTACGGAGTGAGAGCTCCTGTACCAGGAGCAGTAGTTCATGGTGCACCGATGAACATGGGTACTGCGACTTACCCAATTCCGCATACATCTGCTCATAGGTAACATGCTGTTTGCCTGCCAAATGTACAAAAGACAGAAGACGACTAGCTTGTGTAGATATCGGGTTATCGGGTTTTCCGATTTAGCCTGAATAAGATTTGCTTATTTGCAAGTACAAGTTTATGTCTGTCATTTGTTTAATCTCTAAATAAGCCATAGAGAGAGTATTTACATGTATCTATATATAGGTAACTGTGCAAAAGGAAAATGTTAAATATGGCAAGGTTTATGAGTAGGACAGCTTTTTGgcacctttttcttcttctttttttccctcaTTAATTCTCTGATGCATCATTAGCATTAGAATAGTCAATGCTCAGaagtttcatggaaaaattgtaataaaaaaacccaaaaataatttaCCAGTATGGGCTGCATATCTAAGAAAATTTCTAATCAATTGGGTTTTCAGTTGATATCTTGGCAAGTGGCCAAGATCAAGATAATACATGCTAAATCTTATAAAGAACTGCACGTACCAACGATGGTATCTGCTCTCGCACCTGAGTCCCAAAATGAAGTGTATTATTAAAGAACTGTTGTTGATTTCCATGAGGTAAACATATCATTATATGAGGTTGAAAAGCTAAGAAGTTGAACTGAATTATGTTATGCTGCTTGAAGGTGCCTGTGATCTCATACATGTAGGCAAACAATTCCCATACACATAATAGGTGTATCGATTTCTTCCCAAATATATGTAAGCATTTTCTGCCAATGAATTTTTTTGCATAAATATTTGTGGGAGACTGAAGCACTGTAGTAAGCTTTTTAAAATTCTGAAAATGACTAAAAAAAGGTGTCACATTACCAACTTTTTTTGTAACAGTGAACCAAAAACCTCTGTTAAATTCAATGAAGGTTAATGATCCAGGCACTTGATGCCATCATGCCATGTGGGGGAATGATgcagatgtggccatgatatggcAGTTGGTGTTTTTGCAGCTAACATCAAAAGCACCAAAGGCAGCCAATGGTATATATTTCTTTAAGCTTTGACCAAAAAACATGCCATGGATTCCTTCAGTTTCTTGTGTTTTCTTTTATGTTAAGCAAAGGCTTTATTATATTATAGCCATTGTTTAATGACTGATTTTGGGGGCACTGTAAAAGCAAGTTGCAAATCTTTAATTTGCATGGCCTACTGCCTATTCATTTCCGCCTCAGACAATTCTATTACTTCATTGCCTTttcaaaagaggtttcttgaggTCATAAATAGACACTCTTGGTCATATTTAGAAATATTATAAGTTTGCTTATCAGTTTCTGTATGATACTTTGACTGATGGAAGGGGGGAAAAggcataaaaaaggaaaagaaaattaagaTGTTTAAAACCATTTTTAGctgtttaaaattatattacagaATTACTATTAGCATTAAACTACAAAGTAAACCTTGGGTTTAACCCGTTATGTTCATACAGTTGGTCTTAAAAGATATTCAGCAGGTTTGAAACTCGAATCTTAGCATTTTGATTCCCTTCCTCTATCCCCAAACTGCACTTCTTTTATTGAAAAAACAAAAACCTTttttattgtaaaatgatatgGACCACCAAGATTTACTCCTATAGAATGAAATAGAACTAGAAAGAATTCCCAAGAACATTGGATAGAGCTACTCGTTGAGCTTTCTATAACCTGCTTTTTTAAGTAGTGGATATGGCAGTTGATCTCACATGGCTGACATGTCTGACTGCATATTATCAAATCTTTTTCACCATGCAATATGATTGGTCATTGAGGTTACTATCTCTCTTATCTTAGTATTAAAGCAGTACCAGACATCAAAAAGCTACAATGCCACCTCAGAAAGC
This region includes:
- the LOC107920429 gene encoding transcription factor SRM1; the protein is MTVEEAGNSSEWSRDQDRAFENALATYPEDSADRWEKIAADVPGKTLEEIKEHYELLEDDINQIESGCVPLPPYDSSDGSAGHAGDEGTGKKGSSNLGHYNSESNQGSKSSRSDQERRKGIAWTEDEHRLFLLGLDKYGKGDWRSISRNFVVTRTPTQVASHAQKYFIRLNSMNKDRRRSSIHDITSVGNADISAPQGPITGQTNGAAAGGSSGKSAKQPPQHPAAPAGVGVYGAPTMGQPIGGGPLVSAVGTPVNLPAPAHMAYGVRAPVPGAVVHGAPMNMGTATYPIPHTSAHR